In Candidatus Cloacimonadota bacterium, the following are encoded in one genomic region:
- a CDS encoding HAMP domain-containing histidine kinase, which yields MKVNLNLRVIVIFLFLFLYLSSLMILNVFFNSQQKEIDKAYKNFHIDEVLAELSFKTQEDSLQARQLAVNIRESLMAIDLIRNETQVYSTLFLILLMIASIIAFVLVFYRITKPLKDLQLATARIREGDFSVYLPTSGIKEMRLLQQSFNDMSHELDNTQKKLLQAEKEMIWKELSRMLAHEIKNPLTPIQLSIQRLEEKYEDCEKLKEIFPEAIRIINQEVNNLRELVQSFSNFAKISTPNLTVFDPATEIEKTVEPYIHNYNIQLNLTKNTKIQFDQTHFYQIITNILQNAADASSSEEEIVVSLKKSNNFLVVEIKDYGQGIDPDDISHIFDPYFSRKKRGTGLGLAVVKRLCDANSAHIRVKSKLNQGTTFEIIIEEYK from the coding sequence ATGAAAGTTAATCTCAACTTAAGAGTCATCGTTATTTTTCTCTTTCTCTTTCTATATTTGAGTAGTCTTATGATTCTTAATGTTTTTTTTAATAGTCAACAGAAGGAGATCGATAAAGCCTATAAAAATTTTCACATTGATGAAGTTCTTGCTGAACTAAGCTTTAAGACACAAGAAGATAGTTTGCAAGCAAGGCAATTAGCAGTTAATATCAGAGAATCCTTAATGGCGATAGACTTGATCAGAAATGAGACACAGGTATATTCTACTTTATTTCTAATACTATTAATGATCGCATCTATCATCGCTTTCGTTCTGGTATTTTACCGGATCACCAAACCTTTAAAGGATTTGCAATTAGCAACAGCACGGATCAGAGAAGGAGATTTTTCTGTGTATCTTCCTACCTCAGGTATTAAAGAGATGCGTCTCTTACAGCAATCATTTAACGATATGTCACATGAATTGGATAATACCCAGAAAAAACTCTTACAAGCTGAAAAAGAGATGATTTGGAAAGAACTATCTCGTATGCTTGCTCATGAAATTAAGAACCCTTTAACTCCAATTCAGCTATCAATTCAACGATTGGAAGAAAAATACGAAGACTGTGAAAAGTTGAAAGAGATCTTTCCGGAAGCTATAAGAATAATCAATCAGGAAGTAAATAATTTACGAGAGCTTGTCCAGTCTTTCTCCAATTTTGCTAAAATATCTACACCTAACTTAACTGTATTTGATCCTGCAACAGAGATTGAAAAAACTGTCGAACCTTATATACATAATTATAACATACAGCTGAATTTGACCAAGAACACGAAAATTCAATTTGATCAGACACATTTCTATCAGATAATCACTAACATTCTACAAAATGCTGCTGATGCCAGCTCTTCTGAAGAAGAGATAGTTGTCAGTCTCAAGAAGAGTAATAATTTCTTGGTTGTTGAAATAAAGGATTACGGACAAGGTATTGACCCTGATGATATTTCTCATATTTTCGATCCTTACTTTTCTCGTAAGAAGCGAGGTACTGGATTGGGTTTAGCAGTAGTTAAGCGTCTTTGCGATGCAAATTCAGCTCATATCAGAGTAAAAAGTAAGTTAAATCAAGGAACGACTTTTGAGATTATTATCGAGGAGTATAAATGA